One window from the genome of Carnobacteriaceae bacterium zg-84 encodes:
- a CDS encoding DUF1189 family protein, with protein MLKVLLLSFQNPKLLLQVTLLPRKMIVQLTLFLAVLISLPSMARNIYTTTQLRNDLTKISSQLPDFYLKNHQAIDETSKKSQAIQTDNVYFLYDSQNSISKSTIETIISKNTMVLILNDKTLSIYTVGMNVSNMTISNDFSKDRLTQLINGFNNSLYLLYLLVPFLMILTSLLTVLVNNIVFSLTSNMFFLTTRRKIRRDYLWRVCLFLSALPYMIMTALELFGIYISIGIALATAYIIFQQHRILKDIL; from the coding sequence GTGTTAAAAGTACTACTCTTATCATTTCAAAATCCAAAATTACTTTTACAAGTAACATTACTCCCTAGAAAAATGATTGTGCAACTCACACTATTTTTAGCAGTATTGATTTCTTTACCAAGTATGGCGAGAAATATTTATACAACAACACAACTAAGAAATGACTTAACAAAAATTTCGTCACAATTACCCGACTTTTACTTAAAAAATCATCAAGCCATTGATGAAACAAGTAAAAAGAGCCAAGCTATTCAAACCGATAATGTGTATTTTTTATATGATAGTCAAAACAGTATTTCTAAAAGCACCATCGAAACAATTATTTCTAAAAATACAATGGTTCTTATTTTAAATGATAAAACATTAAGTATTTATACAGTCGGTATGAATGTTTCAAACATGACTATTTCAAATGATTTTTCAAAAGATAGGTTAACCCAACTAATCAACGGTTTTAATAATAGTCTATACTTATTGTATCTTCTAGTACCATTTTTAATGATTCTTACGTCTTTACTGACGGTACTCGTTAACAATATTGTTTTTAGTTTAACGTCAAATATGTTTTTTTTAACAACCAGACGTAAAATAAGACGTGATTATTTATGGAGAGTTTGTTTATTTTTATCTGCTTTACCTTATATGATAATGACTGCATTAGAATTATTTGGTATTTATATCTCCATAGGTATTGCATTAGCTACGGCTTACATTATTTTTCAACAACACCGTATTTTAAAAGATATTTTGTAA
- a CDS encoding ParB/RepB/Spo0J family partition protein produces the protein MATKKEKQTKGLGKGIGALFSSPMEDFETIDLDNEQVEEILLSDIRPNPYQPRKTFDEQALNELAESIKQTGVFQPVILRKSSIKGYEIVAGERRVRASKLAGKESIPAIVRQLDEPLMIEIAVVENLQREDLNPLEEAQAYHTLMTKLSLTQAQVAERLGKSRPYVANYIRLLGLPQIVKVMLENQELTMGQARTLLTLEKEEDIVALAKKTIKEGLTVRQLEEIVQKMLVPQPHTKTKKQRESRPYYVVESEERLTDKFGTSVHIIEKGNKGKIEIEYLSKDDLTRILDILNIQFD, from the coding sequence ATGGCAACTAAAAAAGAGAAACAAACAAAAGGTTTGGGAAAAGGTATTGGTGCTTTATTTTCTAGTCCAATGGAAGATTTTGAGACGATTGATTTAGATAATGAACAAGTCGAAGAAATTTTGTTGAGTGATATTCGTCCAAATCCTTATCAGCCAAGAAAAACATTTGATGAGCAGGCTTTAAATGAATTAGCAGAGTCTATTAAACAAACTGGCGTTTTTCAACCCGTTATTTTAAGAAAGTCAAGTATTAAGGGATATGAGATTGTTGCTGGAGAAAGACGTGTACGTGCGTCTAAATTAGCAGGGAAAGAAAGTATACCTGCGATTGTTAGACAACTTGATGAACCATTGATGATTGAAATTGCTGTGGTTGAAAATTTACAACGCGAAGATTTAAATCCACTAGAAGAAGCTCAAGCGTATCATACATTAATGACAAAATTGTCATTAACACAAGCGCAAGTAGCAGAACGTCTAGGAAAAAGTAGACCGTATGTAGCTAATTACATTCGTTTGTTAGGATTACCTCAAATTGTTAAAGTGATGTTAGAAAATCAAGAGTTGACAATGGGTCAAGCAAGAACACTATTAACCCTTGAAAAAGAGGAAGATATTGTAGCATTAGCCAAAAAGACAATTAAAGAAGGTTTGACTGTTCGTCAATTAGAGGAGATCGTACAAAAAATGTTAGTACCTCAACCTCATACAAAAACGAAAAAACAACGTGAAAGCAGACCGTATTATGTGGTTGAAAGTGAAGAGCGGCTAACGGATAAGTTTGGTACATCTGTACATATTATTGAAAAAGGTAATAAAGGTAAGATTGAAATCGAATATTTATCTAAAGATGATTTAACACGTATTTTAGATATATTAAATATTCAATTTGATTAG
- the rsmG gene encoding 16S rRNA (guanine(527)-N(7))-methyltransferase RsmG: protein MTPEQFILLLEKQGIHLTKEQEKQYDTYYRMLVEWNEKMNLTAITDQADVYLKHFYDCLTLAIHTDLLNEPIRVCDVGAGAGFPSIPLKIALPHLHITIVDSLNKRITFLNELVRVLALKDVVCYHDRAEQFGQNKVYRETFDIVTARAVARLNLLTEFCLPLVKKGGYFVSMKAASTQEEKEESQKAITLLGGQLVDDISFELPQDAGSRHIIIVKKTKETPNKYPRKAGIPAKSPIR from the coding sequence ATGACACCTGAACAGTTTATATTATTACTTGAAAAACAGGGTATTCATTTAACAAAAGAACAAGAAAAACAATATGATACGTATTATCGTATGCTTGTGGAATGGAATGAAAAGATGAATTTAACGGCTATTACAGACCAAGCCGATGTGTACTTGAAACATTTTTATGACTGCTTAACATTAGCCATTCATACAGATTTATTAAATGAACCCATTCGTGTTTGTGATGTTGGTGCAGGTGCAGGTTTTCCAAGTATACCATTAAAAATTGCACTACCACATTTGCATATAACCATTGTTGATTCATTAAATAAACGTATTACCTTTTTGAATGAGTTAGTTCGTGTATTAGCATTAAAAGACGTTGTTTGTTATCATGATAGAGCAGAACAATTTGGTCAAAATAAAGTATATCGTGAAACATTTGATATTGTAACCGCACGAGCTGTGGCAAGATTGAACTTATTAACAGAATTTTGTTTGCCCTTAGTGAAAAAAGGTGGCTATTTTGTGTCGATGAAAGCTGCTAGTACACAAGAAGAAAAAGAAGAAAGTCAAAAAGCAATCACATTATTAGGTGGACAATTAGTAGATGATATTTCTTTTGAATTACCGCAAGATGCGGGAAGTCGGCATATTATTATTGTGAAAAAGACAAAAGAAACACCAAATAAATATCCAAGAAAAGCTGGTATACCGGCTAAAAGTCCAATTAGATAG
- a CDS encoding ParA family protein, with product MGKVIAVSNQKGGVGKTTTAINLGASLAYLGKKVLLIDSDAQGNATSGLGINKADVEHKDIYSVLVDDLNIKEAIFESSRENLWVVPATINLAGAELELYAVERREQLLKRAIQPIIDEYDYILIDCPPALGALTLNAFTASDSVLIPVQCEYYALEGLGQLWNTIRLVHQNFNKELKIEGVLLTMLDARTNLGAEVVEEVRKYFKEKVYDTIIVRSVRLSEAPSYGQAIIDYDKRSKGAKLYLDLAKEVLDNGN from the coding sequence ATGGGAAAAGTTATTGCAGTTTCAAACCAAAAAGGTGGCGTTGGTAAAACGACAACAGCTATCAATTTAGGTGCGTCCTTAGCTTATTTAGGAAAAAAAGTATTGTTAATTGATAGTGATGCACAAGGAAATGCGACCAGCGGTCTAGGTATCAATAAAGCTGATGTTGAACATAAAGACATATATAGTGTTTTAGTCGATGACTTAAACATCAAAGAAGCTATTTTTGAATCTAGTCGTGAAAATTTATGGGTTGTACCAGCCACTATCAATTTAGCAGGTGCTGAATTAGAATTGTATGCTGTAGAAAGACGAGAACAATTATTAAAAAGAGCTATTCAACCGATTATTGATGAATACGATTATATTTTAATTGATTGCCCCCCTGCTTTAGGAGCATTGACGTTAAATGCTTTTACAGCAAGTGACTCTGTCTTAATTCCTGTACAATGCGAGTATTATGCGTTAGAAGGATTAGGACAATTATGGAATACAATTCGATTGGTGCATCAAAATTTCAATAAAGAATTAAAAATTGAAGGAGTACTTTTAACGATGTTAGATGCACGCACAAATTTAGGTGCAGAAGTAGTTGAAGAAGTACGTAAATATTTTAAAGAAAAAGTGTATGATACGATTATTGTGCGAAGTGTACGCTTATCAGAAGCACCAAGCTATGGACAAGCTATTATTGATTACGACAAACGTTCAAAAGGTGCCAAGCTATATTTAGACTTAGCAAAGGAAGTGTTAGATAATGGCAACTAA
- a CDS encoding DUF1129 family protein, translating to MVAKKKEVIEHIDYAKENVVLAGQLTKRNEQYIHDLDKALSLANVSELDRQRLAYTMMQELIQNQKTGKTARQLYGTVAEQTKRILEGPKEDETKPSPDWKLFLDGGLLMGSFFMIMTGISANSQSLGIVSMLLNYVIMGLAMLVLTKASPKYQEMMKASTHKWVALFKYLMITILTMLICVSGIFVTSFIPAVINPVLDKSIYLIIGVITLGAKFYLKKKLNIRGGLF from the coding sequence ATGGTAGCCAAAAAGAAAGAAGTTATTGAACACATTGATTATGCTAAAGAGAATGTAGTATTGGCGGGACAGTTAACAAAAAGAAATGAACAATACATTCATGATTTAGATAAAGCATTGTCTTTAGCGAATGTATCAGAATTAGACAGACAGCGTTTAGCCTATACAATGATGCAAGAACTTATTCAAAATCAAAAAACAGGTAAAACGGCAAGACAGTTGTATGGAACAGTTGCTGAACAGACAAAACGTATTTTAGAAGGGCCGAAAGAAGATGAAACAAAACCGTCTCCTGACTGGAAATTATTTTTAGACGGTGGACTACTTATGGGGTCATTCTTTATGATTATGACAGGAATTTCTGCTAATAGTCAGTCGTTAGGGATTGTGTCTATGTTGCTTAATTATGTGATTATGGGATTGGCGATGTTAGTATTAACGAAAGCATCTCCTAAGTATCAAGAAATGATGAAAGCATCGACGCATAAATGGGTTGCATTGTTTAAATATTTGATGATTACAATTTTAACGATGTTAATTTGTGTGTCGGGTATTTTTGTCACAAGTTTTATTCCAGCAGTCATCAACCCTGTTTTAGATAAATCTATTTATTTAATCATTGGAGTTATCACATTAGGTGCAAAATTCTATTTGAAGAAAAAATTAAATATTCGTGGTGGACTATTTTAA
- the ychF gene encoding redox-regulated ATPase YchF, which yields MALTAGIVGLPNVGKSTLFNAITKAGVEAANYPFATIDPNVGVVEVPDLRLQKLTELVKPKKTVPTTFEFTDIAGIVRGASKGEGLGNKFLSHIRQVDAICHVVRCFEDENITHVDGKVDPLADIETINLELVLADLESVDKRLARVAKLAKSKDKDAMIEADILTRLKSALEEGKSARTVEFADEELPIVKGLFLLTTKPVLYVANISEDDLSNGGTNDYVKHVEAFAESEHAEVVVVCARIEEEVAELEDDEKIEYLKDFGIETSGLDILIQKAYTLLGLGTYFTAGEQEVRAWTFKRGMKAPQCAGIIHSDFERGFIRAETVAYDDLLHYGNMQTAKEAGRVRLEGKEYVVQDGDIMLFRFNV from the coding sequence ATGGCTTTAACAGCAGGCATTGTTGGTTTACCAAATGTTGGTAAATCAACACTATTTAATGCAATTACAAAGGCAGGAGTAGAGGCGGCAAACTACCCGTTTGCAACCATTGATCCAAATGTGGGTGTGGTTGAAGTACCTGATTTACGTTTACAAAAATTAACAGAACTTGTTAAACCTAAAAAAACAGTACCGACAACCTTTGAGTTTACAGATATTGCTGGTATTGTACGTGGTGCAAGTAAAGGTGAAGGTTTAGGCAATAAATTTTTAAGTCATATTCGACAAGTAGATGCGATTTGTCATGTGGTGCGTTGTTTTGAAGATGAAAATATTACACACGTTGACGGAAAAGTAGATCCATTAGCAGATATTGAAACCATTAACTTAGAGCTTGTTTTAGCCGATTTAGAAAGTGTAGATAAACGTTTAGCGCGTGTGGCCAAACTAGCAAAATCAAAAGATAAGGATGCCATGATTGAAGCGGATATTTTAACACGTTTAAAATCTGCGTTGGAAGAAGGGAAATCAGCAAGAACAGTTGAATTTGCTGATGAAGAGTTACCGATTGTGAAAGGTTTATTCTTATTGACAACAAAGCCTGTTTTATATGTAGCAAATATTTCAGAAGATGATTTATCTAATGGTGGTACAAATGACTATGTTAAACATGTTGAAGCATTCGCAGAAAGTGAACATGCAGAAGTCGTTGTCGTATGTGCTAGAATTGAAGAAGAAGTTGCAGAATTAGAAGATGATGAAAAAATAGAATATTTAAAAGATTTCGGTATTGAAACGTCAGGATTAGATATTTTAATTCAAAAAGCCTACACATTATTGGGATTAGGCACTTATTTTACAGCAGGAGAACAAGAAGTACGTGCATGGACATTTAAACGTGGTATGAAAGCTCCTCAATGTGCTGGTATTATTCACTCTGATTTTGAGCGAGGTTTTATTCGTGCAGAAACGGTAGCGTATGATGATTTATTACATTATGGAAATATGCAAACAGCAAAAGAAGCTGGACGTGTTCGTTTAGAAGGAAAAGAGTATGTTGTTCAAGACGGGGATATTATGTTATTTAGATTTAATGTATAA
- the rpoD gene encoding RNA polymerase sigma factor RpoD, which translates to MAENKITQTKEEAIALLLSERKVFGTVTYEELADRIAIPYELNADDVDTLIQRFEDNAVSVVDETGNPTARQLEKEEDEVVHLLEDSIQDDDLDSSIKINDPVRMYLKEIGRVPLLTADEEIDLALRIEQGDHEAKQLLAEANLRLVVSIAKRYVGRGMQFLDLIQEGNMGLMKAVEKFDHTKGFKFSTYATWWIRQAITRAIADQARTIRIPVHMVETINKLVRIQRQLVQELGREPSPEEIGAKMDLPADKVRDILKIAQEPVSLETPIGEEEDSHLGDFIEDDGATSPAEHTAYALLREQLEEVLDTLTDREENVLRLRFGLDDGNVRTLEQVGKVFGVTRERIRQIEAKALRKLRHPSRSKQLKDFLE; encoded by the coding sequence ATGGCAGAAAACAAAATAACACAAACAAAGGAAGAAGCTATTGCGTTACTACTTTCAGAAAGAAAAGTGTTTGGAACAGTCACTTATGAAGAGTTAGCCGACCGTATTGCCATTCCTTATGAATTAAACGCTGATGATGTGGATACGCTTATTCAACGTTTTGAAGATAATGCTGTAAGTGTTGTTGATGAAACAGGAAATCCAACTGCTAGACAGTTAGAAAAAGAAGAAGATGAAGTCGTACATTTATTAGAAGATAGTATTCAAGATGATGATTTAGATTCAAGTATTAAAATCAATGATCCAGTCAGAATGTATTTAAAAGAAATTGGTCGTGTGCCATTGCTAACAGCTGATGAAGAAATTGATTTAGCTTTACGTATTGAACAAGGTGATCATGAAGCAAAACAACTTTTAGCAGAGGCAAACTTAAGATTAGTTGTGTCTATTGCGAAACGCTATGTTGGACGTGGTATGCAGTTTTTAGACTTGATTCAAGAAGGTAATATGGGCTTGATGAAAGCCGTTGAAAAATTTGATCATACAAAAGGATTTAAATTTTCTACATATGCAACATGGTGGATTAGACAAGCTATTACACGTGCGATTGCCGATCAAGCTAGAACAATTCGTATTCCAGTACACATGGTTGAAACAATCAATAAATTAGTGCGTATTCAAAGACAACTAGTTCAAGAATTAGGGCGTGAACCATCTCCAGAAGAAATTGGAGCCAAAATGGATTTACCTGCGGATAAAGTAAGAGATATTTTAAAAATTGCACAAGAACCGGTATCATTAGAAACACCTATTGGTGAAGAAGAAGATTCACATTTAGGAGATTTCATTGAAGATGATGGTGCAACAAGTCCAGCAGAGCATACAGCCTATGCTTTATTAAGAGAACAGCTTGAAGAAGTATTAGACACATTAACGGATAGAGAAGAAAACGTACTACGCTTACGTTTTGGATTAGATGACGGTAATGTGCGTACACTAGAGCAAGTTGGGAAAGTATTCGGTGTAACACGTGAACGTATTCGTCAAATTGAAGCAAAAGCATTGCGTAAATTACGCCATCCAAGTCGCTCAAAACAATTAAAAGACTTTTTAGAATAA
- a CDS encoding DNA primase, translating into MVMIPEEKILYIKQHTNIVDIIDQYVSLKKSGKNHFGFCPFHEERTPSFSVSEEKQIYKCFSCGRAGNVFSFFMEKEGITFPEAVKKVADLNHLPLELPEDVIEKSPKTKQIDTLKEIHHLAADFYHHVLVHTKEGEEALSYLYQRGITDETIRTFQLGVAPHSRDLLTKLLIQKGYTKELMEQSGLFSIYQESFLDRFFDRIMVPLRNDKGECVAFSGRIYLDTSEQDDKKAPKYLNSPETLIFQKSAFLFNLDLAKANIRKQTEFMLCEGYMDVIATWQAGITNSVASMGTSLTVEQINMLQRLANKVLIAYDGDHAGLNATDRAIQLFREHGKFDIYVLPMLDGMDPDELIRSKGNQYFLNYIAHDQETAFHFYKRFYRMQYTLDTQRSQIDYLDDLLKQVLFETSLTTRAMYIQDLADEFHLPMNALNQQLAVFEKKERQKNKNKERYYQKDVSILDISLLQPSQTILKARDKAQRQLLYRLFTSQEAFQTVQTLQDIPFLDNVYQNVYLYYVDYRKTHHFDDNIYDFLDYVPSSELKNTVASILTDDFQETVSSEEMQDLLEVLRIEQLKDERAVLVAQVSEAAKSVNKDEVTRLLEMIQVLDKKINKRWRV; encoded by the coding sequence ATGGTTATGATACCTGAAGAAAAGATACTATATATTAAACAGCATACCAATATTGTGGATATTATTGATCAATATGTTTCTTTGAAAAAAAGTGGTAAAAATCATTTTGGTTTTTGTCCATTTCATGAAGAACGTACACCGTCTTTTTCTGTATCCGAAGAAAAGCAAATTTATAAATGTTTTAGCTGTGGTAGAGCAGGAAATGTTTTTTCATTTTTTATGGAAAAGGAAGGAATTACATTTCCAGAAGCTGTTAAGAAAGTAGCTGATTTGAATCATTTACCATTAGAATTACCTGAGGACGTTATAGAGAAAAGTCCAAAAACGAAGCAAATAGATACCTTAAAAGAGATACATCATTTGGCTGCTGATTTTTATCATCATGTACTCGTACATACGAAAGAGGGCGAAGAAGCACTTTCTTATTTATACCAAAGAGGTATTACAGATGAAACCATTCGTACCTTTCAATTAGGTGTTGCACCACATTCAAGAGATCTTTTAACAAAGTTATTGATACAAAAAGGTTATACGAAAGAACTAATGGAACAATCCGGTTTATTTTCCATTTATCAAGAAAGTTTTTTAGATAGATTTTTTGATAGAATAATGGTGCCATTGCGTAACGATAAAGGTGAATGCGTAGCGTTTTCTGGTCGTATTTATTTAGATACGTCCGAACAGGATGATAAAAAAGCACCTAAATATTTAAATAGTCCTGAAACATTGATTTTTCAAAAAAGCGCGTTCTTATTTAATTTAGATTTAGCTAAAGCAAATATACGTAAACAAACAGAGTTTATGCTTTGTGAAGGGTATATGGATGTCATTGCGACGTGGCAAGCGGGTATCACAAATAGTGTAGCATCAATGGGTACGAGTTTGACAGTGGAACAAATCAACATGTTGCAACGATTAGCAAATAAGGTACTAATTGCTTATGACGGTGATCATGCAGGGTTAAATGCAACGGATAGGGCCATTCAACTATTTAGAGAGCATGGTAAATTTGACATTTATGTTTTACCTATGTTGGACGGCATGGATCCAGATGAACTTATTCGTTCAAAAGGGAACCAATACTTTTTAAATTATATTGCTCATGATCAAGAAACAGCTTTTCATTTTTATAAGCGGTTTTACCGAATGCAATATACATTGGATACACAACGTAGCCAAATTGATTACTTAGATGATTTATTAAAACAAGTATTATTTGAAACAAGTTTAACCACACGTGCTATGTACATTCAAGATTTAGCAGATGAATTTCATTTGCCGATGAATGCGTTAAATCAACAATTAGCTGTATTTGAAAAGAAAGAGCGTCAAAAAAATAAAAACAAAGAGCGGTATTATCAAAAAGATGTGTCTATCTTAGATATTTCATTGTTACAACCTAGTCAAACAATTTTAAAAGCTAGAGATAAGGCACAACGACAGTTGCTCTATCGCTTGTTTACAAGTCAAGAGGCTTTTCAAACGGTACAAACTTTACAAGATATTCCATTTTTAGATAATGTCTATCAAAACGTTTATTTGTACTATGTTGACTATAGAAAAACACATCATTTTGATGACAATATTTATGACTTTTTAGATTATGTACCGAGTAGTGAATTAAAAAATACTGTCGCAAGTATACTAACCGATGATTTTCAAGAAACCGTATCTTCAGAGGAAATGCAAGATTTATTAGAGGTTTTGCGAATTGAACAGTTAAAAGATGAGAGAGCGGTCTTAGTTGCTCAGGTGAGCGAAGCTGCAAAATCAGTAAATAAAGATGAAGTCACTCGTTTACTGGAAATGATACAAGTATTGGATAAAAAAATAAATAAAAGGTGGAGAGTGTAA
- a CDS encoding DUF951 domain-containing protein yields MAVQQKVYGLHDIVEMKKPHACQTNRWEIIRMGMDIRIKCEHCGHLVLMPRNDFNKKIKKVLVKVAPIHTQTVEK; encoded by the coding sequence ATGGCAGTACAACAAAAGGTTTATGGCTTACATGATATTGTTGAAATGAAAAAGCCGCATGCATGCCAAACGAATCGTTGGGAAATTATTCGTATGGGCATGGATATTCGGATAAAATGTGAACATTGTGGGCATCTTGTGTTAATGCCACGCAATGATTTTAATAAAAAAATAAAAAAAGTATTGGTGAAAGTTGCACCGATACATACACAAACAGTGGAAAAATAA
- a CDS encoding DEAD/DEAH box helicase has product METFKQYHFPEFIEKALEKLGFKTPTHIQKEIIPLVQQGKNVIGQSQTGSGKSHSFLLPLIASVDVSKPDVQVVITSPSRELANQLFNVAKQLVEETDITISNFVGGTDKQRQVAKLNASQPHIVIGTPGRILDLMKEQALKVYKAKTLVIDEADMTLDLGFLPEVDEIASQFPKELQMLVFSATIPQKLKPFLKKYMENPVEVNLQPETIVASTIHNQLLSTKGQNELDILYQILNIGQPYLVMVFVNTKQKAEKVTTTLRERGLKVAMIHGDVPARERKRLMKQIQQLDYQYIVATDLAARGIDIEGVSHVINMDIPKDLDFFIHRVGRTGRNGLSGTAITFYAPDQDQAVQQLEKRGVQFTPVVLKDNELVETFDRNRREKREKIVEKEHDTVIAGMVKKAKQNVKPGYKRKLKTQIEKRERQKRRQQKRK; this is encoded by the coding sequence ATGGAAACTTTTAAGCAATACCATTTTCCAGAATTTATAGAAAAAGCTTTGGAAAAATTAGGGTTTAAAACCCCAACACATATTCAAAAAGAAATTATTCCATTAGTACAACAAGGAAAAAATGTTATTGGACAATCACAAACAGGCTCAGGGAAAAGTCATAGTTTTTTATTACCACTCATTGCTAGTGTGGATGTAAGTAAACCTGATGTACAAGTAGTGATTACCTCTCCAAGTAGAGAGTTGGCTAATCAGTTGTTTAATGTTGCCAAACAGTTAGTTGAAGAAACGGATATTACAATTTCCAATTTTGTTGGTGGTACGGATAAACAACGCCAAGTGGCAAAATTAAATGCTAGTCAACCACATATTGTGATTGGAACACCTGGTCGGATTTTAGATTTAATGAAAGAGCAAGCGTTAAAAGTATATAAAGCGAAAACACTTGTAATTGATGAAGCAGATATGACATTAGATTTAGGTTTCTTACCAGAAGTTGATGAGATTGCTTCTCAATTCCCTAAAGAATTACAAATGCTTGTGTTTTCAGCAACTATTCCACAGAAATTAAAACCGTTTTTAAAGAAATATATGGAAAATCCAGTTGAAGTTAATCTTCAACCAGAAACAATAGTGGCGTCTACTATTCATAATCAGCTTTTGTCGACTAAAGGACAAAATGAATTAGATATTTTATACCAAATTTTAAATATTGGGCAACCTTATTTAGTCATGGTATTTGTGAATACAAAGCAAAAGGCAGAAAAAGTAACGACCACTTTGAGAGAGCGTGGATTAAAAGTAGCCATGATACATGGCGATGTTCCTGCTCGTGAAAGAAAACGATTGATGAAACAAATTCAGCAATTAGATTATCAATATATTGTCGCAACAGATTTAGCAGCAAGAGGTATTGATATTGAAGGTGTTTCACATGTTATCAATATGGATATACCTAAAGATTTAGATTTCTTTATTCATCGTGTGGGACGTACGGGGCGAAATGGATTATCTGGAACAGCCATTACATTTTATGCTCCAGATCAAGATCAGGCAGTACAACAATTAGAAAAACGTGGTGTTCAATTTACACCAGTAGTGTTGAAAGATAACGAGTTAGTTGAAACTTTTGATAGAAATAGACGTGAAAAAAGAGAAAAAATTGTTGAAAAAGAGCATGATACCGTTATTGCAGGTATGGTAAAAAAAGCCAAGCAAAATGTAAAACCTGGTTATAAACGAAAATTAAAAACACAAATTGAAAAACGTGAACGACAAAAACGTAGACAACAAAAAAGAAAATAA
- a CDS encoding CPBP family intramembrane metalloprotease produces MKTIRHLLLLLSTCIIGFTYLQLHTFSIFTPYQPYISILWNMTLCILIGLLLSWHAFLSQFKQFSIVSTLCGILLVTLVAYIGHYLYSQYIGTPPINRFSSQLSWQVLLYALPFMLIGEECLSTNLLIAFSGLKLPFYMSTTIVSFLFAMWHLPVFHNQYFYLLLTIFPVRLLLNIFWKKSNSIWVSFMIHYVFDLLAFIVFYHVPL; encoded by the coding sequence ATGAAAACAATACGTCATCTTTTACTTTTGCTATCCACCTGTATAATTGGATTTACATATCTTCAATTACATACTTTTTCTATTTTTACACCTTATCAACCTTATATAAGTATTCTTTGGAACATGACATTATGCATACTTATCGGTCTACTATTATCATGGCATGCTTTTTTATCTCAGTTTAAACAATTTTCTATCGTATCAACACTATGTGGTATTCTTCTTGTAACTCTTGTTGCATATATAGGGCATTATTTATATAGTCAATATATTGGTACTCCACCTATCAATCGTTTCTCATCACAACTGTCTTGGCAAGTTCTTTTATATGCACTTCCTTTTATGCTAATAGGAGAAGAATGTTTAAGCACTAATTTACTCATTGCTTTTTCTGGTTTAAAACTACCTTTTTATATGAGTACAACGATTGTTTCTTTTCTTTTCGCGATGTGGCATTTACCAGTATTTCATAATCAATATTTTTATCTTTTGTTGACTATTTTTCCAGTTAGACTACTATTAAATATTTTTTGGAAAAAATCTAATAGTATATGGGTAAGTTTTATGATTCACTATGTTTTTGATTTATTAGCATTTATTGTCTTTTATCACGTACCATTATAA